CGCATCCTGAACCGCCTTATCACtcagctcatcttcctcggactCAGTCGCGTAGATCCTCCAATTTTCCGGTGGCTCAAGGCTCTCTGACAGAATCCGCACCTGCGCCCTGATAAATGCCAATTTTAGTTCGAAGACAGTTCGACTTGCATCCATTGCCCCCATATCGACTCCTGCATCCTCAATTTGATTCCCGAGAAGATCGCGCAGACAGCTCCGCACATGTAATCTCGCTATCGATAACAGATCACATGACATGAACATCTTCAAAACATTCGAACATCTTCAGAACATTCTTGCTGTTGTATCTAATGATCTTTCCTAGCTTACTATTGTGTCCATTATAATGCTGTGCTTGCAATTATGTGGAAGCAGTGGGGGTCGACATAATTAGCGATCATACAAGTCCCTTCCTCGGCCTTTGTGAGCAGACTATTGATGTAGATGGTTTACGCTCTACTTTCATCTAACCTCGGCAAACCACCAGGTGTCCTGGCCTGGTCAATACTCCGCAGTAACAAATACCGGCCTCaggcccagcaagctgaTACGGAGTGACTTGGTTGACTGAAGTCTAATAAATTCTCCCTTAATATATCACAAGGCTTTTTTTAATTGTATTCTGCATCATGCTCGAAAACAAGAAGCCAGTGGGCTTACTCTTCGACATTGGAGGAGTGTGTGTAAGGAGGCCGAATAGTGACCATATCTTTGAAGACTTTACTAATGAAAGCTAGGTCGTTTCTCCCTTTCAAGCCATTCTGGACTACGAGATTGCAAACAACATCCCCAAGGGATGGGTAAATTTCAGTATCTCGCGCACGTCTCCAAATGGCAGCTGGCACAGGCTTGAGCGAGGCGAGATCAAACTGGATGCGGATTTCTTTAAAGCGTTCAACAGAGATCTACGAAACCCGTATTTATGGAAGAAGTTCCATGAGAgactgcagaagaagcaaacAACCGGGGTGCCAATATCGGCACCCCCACTGCCCGAAATCGACGCAGAATGGCTCTTCTGGGAGATGATGCGAGTGTCAAGGACCCCAGACCCATACATGTACCCAgcgctgcagaagctgaaaGCGTCAGGGCAGTTCATTATTGGGGCTCTGTCAAATACGGTCATATTCCCTGATGGACATCCTTATAACAGCGACTCAAACGGTGTCAAGTCGCAATTCGACTTTTTCATCTCATCGGCGCATACAGGGCTCAGGAAGCCAGATCCTAAGATCTATGCAGCCGCGCTGAGGGAGATGGACACATTGGCGAAAAAGAGAGGCTTGCAAGGGGTTGAGCCTTCTGATGTTGTTTTCCTCGATGACATCGGGGAGAACTTGAAGGCCGCGAAGAATGCTGGATTGCGAACCATCAAGGTCAACCTTGGCCGGACGCAGGATGCTATCAGAGAACTAGAGAAGATCACTGGCCTGCAATTGCTAGACACTGGGGACAAGGCCAAGCTTTGAGCTGAAGGGAACTGCAACGCAAATACTGCGCCAAATGAGATAGATATCCATTTTGTAGACTATTCTTCATTGGATCATATTCCCCTTGTGCAATGTTTCGAACTAACAAGAATAGTGTAATGATATTCATAGTATTTCTCAAATGTTCTACCGACGCTGCGTAGCGTTGTCTATACGGGGTACTTCGTTGTGGTTGTCCCCCCGCTCGTGGCCAACCTCAATTTGCGCTGGGATGCAGCCACGCTAAGCGAAACCATCCACAAAGTCAGCCCACAAAATTTCCAACCTCTTCAGTCCTCCTCTGCAGCCAACGTCGACAATTCGGTCTTCAATTTGCGGCAACAGTCAAGATGGTGAGTCTTATTGTTGTTTCAGGTGGATGATAGCACCTGCTGCATTGTTCGTGTTTCAATGAAATCGTCCTGCCGACCGGCAAATAATTTTTCAATTTCTTGTTGGTCGCTGTGTGGGACGGGGAACGGGTCTTTGCAAGATGCTTCGGACACCTGTGTTTGAATGTTTCTGAAGCGCGAATTGCTGACTCGGGGGTCTTTTCTTGTAGCctttccacaagctcgtCAAGAACAGCGCGTACTACAGGTGAGTCTTTGTGAAATCATCATTTGTGTGTCCGCCGAACTAACAATCTCTACCATAGTCGCTACCAGACTAAGTACCGCCGCCGCAGAGAGGGCAAGACAGACTACTATGCTCGTAAGCGCCTGATCACCCAGGCCAAGAACAAGTACAACGCTCCCAAGTACCGTCTCGTTGTGCGCTTCACCAACCGCGACATCATCACCCAGATCGTCTACTCTGAGATCACCGGTGATAAGGTGTTCGCCAGCGCCTACTCCCACGAGCTCAAGCGCTATGGTATCACCCAGGGTCTGACCAACTGGGCTGCCGCCTATGCCACCGGTCTGCTCCTTGCCCGCCGTACCCTCAAGAAGCTCGGCCTTGACGAGCAGTTCACCGGTGTTGAGGAGCCCGATGGTGAGTACAAGCTCACCGAGGCCGTCGAGACCGACGATGGCACCCGCCGCCCCTTCAAGGCCTTCCTCGACGTTGGTCTTGTCCGTACCTCCACTGGTGCCCGTGTCTTCGGTGCCATGAAGGGTGCTTCCGACGGTGGTATCTTCATCCCCCACTCCGAGAACCGCTTCCCCGGTTACGACATCGAGTCTGAGGAGCTCGACGCTGAGACCCTCCGCAACTACATCTTCGGTGGCCACGTCTCTGAGTACATGGAGACCCTcgccgacgacgatgaggagcGCTACCGCAGCCAGTTCGCCAAATACATCGAGAACGAGATCGATGCCGGTGACCTCGAGGAGATTTATGCTGAGGCTCACAAGGCCATCCGTGAGGACCCCTtcaagaaggacgaggacgagaagcccaagaagtccaaggaggagtggaaggccgagagcaagaagtacaagaaggccaagctgTCTcgcgaggagaagaaggctcgCGTTGAGCAGAAGATCCGTGAGCTTGCTGCTTAAGTGCGTTTCAGTGTAGTGGGAGCTGGGTCGTGTTGGAAGTATCACCAAGCGCGATAGTTCAACAAGCAGTGTTACGTCTCACACAACTCCCCCcacacaaaaaaaaaaagaagcaatCTTCAAGGAAACTATGTTCTGCCAAATCGGCGTTTTCTCGAGTAAATTGATGGGACCTTTTACGAGCGCATGTTTTACGTCTGGGATATCCTTGGGTTTTTTTCGGAGCAATTAGCAGGGTTTTCTTTCTAAGGGAATCGATCGTTTGAACCATTCTAATTGCTCCGGTAATGTGTTGGCATGCCAGGGTTTCAATTTCCAATATCCAGTCCGAGTAAACAAAGCCACATGGCACTGCCAGATAGTAGGAACCCATTCAAAAGCTACGCACTTAGAACATATCTGTACTGTAACCCAAGCCGTCTGCGTTGTAGGTATTTATTCCAGGTGAATATTGTGGGACTCGTCAGTGGGTTTTTTGGTCGCTGTGGATCTATGAGAGGAGACTATTGGCGAGCTAAGCGATGAAGCACACCTTAGATTGCAGGGTGGACCCCTACTTTCTTACCCTAATCTGGCCATATCGAACACTCAGGAGAACGCTCGGAGCGTATTTCCTTGATGGGCATTGTTGAGCTCTCAGATCTTACATGTTCACTAATAGACGTGATAAAGAACAGTGTGTCAATTTGTTCGTCTCTGTGCCAAGAGGCTGTGAAGGATTCAAGTGATTACTTAATGTATCCAGTACAGGACATAATGATACCGAAAATCATGTGCAGGTTGGATAATCATACTCAATACTCGAGAGATATATATTGGTGACTCTTTCCGAAGAATGTGCATGGCTTCTTACAATGACTCCTTGAATATTGGCACGCATCCCAATACTGCTAATACTTCTGGGTATCCGGTTAACCAAAATTATAGGGATTTCTGGAATAGATGGACCAATCGTCATTGGGTATGAACTGTGTGGAAGTTGGGTAAGGACCGCCATCGGCTCTTGCTCTACCGTTGGTAAAGAAAGGAATTGATGCAGTCCAAATAAGAGGCCAAACGAGTGCCGATAAGGACTTTGATTGCACCGTTAAGTTCCTCCAGCACCGCTAGATATGAGCCGCACTGCTTCCTTACCGGTGATCCAATTGGATCATGGTGTAAATATTCACTGTATGTTTGTCATCACTGCTACAAGTATCTCGCCACTCAAAGTGTGATCACGCGACTGGCCGTtctctccattctccagccTCGAGATACTATGTACTGGCACTGCAGATCAATTCCCTTACTTCCTACAATAGTTGCAGAGCTTCAAAGAATGATTTCTTTCCGGTGAGCTGGTGACTTGAATCCTGAATTGTGGATGGATTGTATAGAAACTTTGAAGCAACTGGCGATATTCACACGAGTGCTCCGACGAATGACGATGGGTTCCACTTCATTAGCATGAAGTTTACATACATCGCGTGCCTACTGTGGACAAACTCCAGCCTCGTTCTGACGCTGGTATCGTGGTATTGTGCCAAGTCaacttaataataattacCAATTGCCCACTTGTGATGATTGTGTGGCCTTGGCGGCTCGTTGTGTGAGGGAGTACTGTCTGATGGGGTAATTTTAATTTTCAAAGTACTCCAGCGGAATCAGCGGATTGACTTAGCACTATCAGGTGGCGAGCTTTAGGCCGGCACGTACAGTAGGACGGGTTGCACAAACTCAAGGAGGAATAGACAGCAAGTCAGGGTTTGTTTCCCATGATGAATTAAATGGTAAAGAGTAGATGACTAGGCAGATATTCTGGTAAGGCAAGGCAGTTTACTTGGGGTATGCGACAGCACAGAAGTGCTACAGTTGCGCAACGTCTCCCTTGTTGAGGGCAAGGCGGAGGACCGCAAGCCACGGAAGCAATAATCATGATGTGTTCCGCACTCTATGGAGGGGATGCTCACCTAAACCATTCTCCTATGGACCAGTAATTGCAAGACAGACAAATAGGTACATAGTACCTGCCTTACTTTTACCCAGACACGTTCGGTATCTCCCAGCATCTTTGTTAGACATCCTCAGCGACTCTTTACTAACTACGTACATAGACTGTCAGAGTAGTCTGCTAATTAACACTAGTTAAGTAGTTCTCGGAGTCCTTGACTTCACTATTCCTACTCCCCAGGATCGTCTCCCCCCACTCCACTCCACCGGTGTTGGGTCAGCCGGAAGACCAATTGTTCTGGGTCCTTTTGGGCTAGCAGCTTACCAGTGAACTGCCTCAAGTCTAGCCTGTTGAACCGTCCCGATCGCCATCACCTCCTACTCCTAGTCTAAGAAGTATGGCTTAAtttttccatttcctcttAAATCCTCTACACCCCTCACTTGTCTCATTTTCCAGATATTGCTCCTTCTTTCACCTGTTCTCCGTTCTGCATCTCGAGACCGAATTTTCATATCTCTACCTGTCGCCATGCCCACGTTGCGCGATTGTTCGATGATGGAATATTCATACCGTCGCTGCTTTTAAGTTGTAACGGCGCGAAGC
The DNA window shown above is from Aspergillus fumigatus Af293 chromosome 1, whole genome shotgun sequence and carries:
- a CDS encoding 60S ribosomal protein uL18; translation: MPFHKLVKNSAYYSRYQTKYRRRREGKTDYYARKRLITQAKNKYNAPKYRLVVRFTNRDIITQIVYSEITGDKVFASAYSHELKRYGITQGLTNWAAAYATGLLLARRTLKKLGLDEQFTGVEEPDGEYKLTEAVETDDGTRRPFKAFLDVGLVRTSTGARVFGAMKGASDGGIFIPHSENRFPGYDIESEELDAETLRNYIFGGHVSEYMETLADDDEERYRSQFAKYIENEIDAGDLEEIYAEAHKAIREDPFKKDEDEKPKKSKEEWKAESKKYKKAKLSREEKKARVEQKIRELAA
- a CDS encoding HAD family hydrolase; its protein translation is MLENKKPVGLLFDIGGVCVVSPFQAILDYEIANNIPKGWVNFSISRTSPNGSWHRLERGEIKLDADFFKAFNRDLRNPYLWKKFHERLQKKQTTGVPISAPPLPEIDAEWLFWEMMRVSRTPDPYMYPALQKLKASGQFIIGALSNTVIFPDGHPYNSDSNGVKSQFDFFISSAHTGLRKPDPKIYAAALREMDTLAKKRGLQGVEPSDVVFLDDIGENLKAAKNAGLRTIKVNLGRTQDAIRELEKITGLQLLDTGDKAKL